In Tachysurus vachellii isolate PV-2020 chromosome 3, HZAU_Pvac_v1, whole genome shotgun sequence, one genomic interval encodes:
- the LOC132843006 gene encoding uncharacterized protein LOC132843006 — protein sequence MIRLFVALCALFSLFTAGDEDIQVKKVKTGDDVTINCGMSSDKAIVWFKHSFGKVPQLVGRTVEKYFRPNDKCFSVTDEKLFILNITNVKEEDTGTYYCVEMLGTSPDFTSGTLLVVEDEEMKRIPPAVTVFEKGESLTLQCSVQAITSSCEELSVYWFRHGSGESDPGIIYTHGNASDECKKSSEAGSPPQTCVYTLPKRKLTTSSKEMLYCAVAECGQILFGNGVKAADTRASNDQPNNKNQVAAEEVLNYAAVSFDKKPSASRTSRARSHEDVYTQVKIK from the exons CGAGGAC ATTCAAGTTAAAAAAGTAAAGACTGGAGATGATGTTACTATAAATTGCGGCATGTCCAGCGACAAAGCTATTGTTTGGTTCAAACATAGTTTTGGAAAGGTTCCTCAGTTGGTAGGGAGAACAGTGGAGAAATATTTCAGACCTAATGATAAATGCTTCAGTGTTACTGATGAAAAATTGTTTATTCTCAACATTACAAATGTGAAAGAAGAGGATACAGGAACATACTACTGTGTAGAAATGCTGGGCACTTCACCAGACTTTACATCTGGAACCCTTTTGGTTGTTGAAG ATGAGGAGATGAAACGAATTCCTCCAGCTGTAACGGTGTTTGAGAAAGGAGAGTCGCTCACACTCCAGTGTTCAGTACAAGCCATTACTTCAAGCTGTGAAGAACTGAGCGTGTACTGGTTTAGACACGGCTCAGGAGAATCTGATCCTGGAATCATTTATACTCATGGAAACGCCAGTGATGAGTGTAAGAAGAGCTCTGAGGCTGGTTCTCCTCCACAGACCTGTGTCTACACTCTCCCGAAGAGGAAGCTCACAACCTCTAGTAAAGAAATGCTCTACTGTGCTGTGGCTGAGTGTGGACAAATCCTCTTCGGGAATGGAGTTAAAGCTGCAGATACAA GGGCTTCAAACGACCAACCAAATAACAAAAATCAG GTCGCTGCTGAAGAGGTCTTGAACTATGCAGCTGTGAGTTTTGATAAGAAACCTTCAGCCTCTAGAACATCCAGAGCCAGAAGCCATGAAGATGTTTACActcaagttaaaataaaatag